From the genome of Fusobacteriaceae bacterium, one region includes:
- the rpsG gene encoding 30S ribosomal protein S7 encodes MSRRRAAVKRDVLPDSRYGDKVVTKVINSIMLKGKKSIAEGIFYQAMDLIKTKTGQEGYDIFKQALDNIKPQLEVRSRRIGGATYQVPVEVRPERQQTLAIRWLTLYTRQRKEYGMIEKLAAELIAAANNEGATIKKKDDTYKMAEANRAFAHYRI; translated from the coding sequence ATGTCAAGAAGAAGAGCAGCAGTAAAAAGAGATGTATTACCGGATTCCAGATACGGCGACAAAGTTGTCACCAAGGTCATCAATTCCATCATGCTGAAGGGCAAAAAATCCATCGCGGAAGGGATATTTTACCAGGCCATGGACCTGATCAAGACAAAGACGGGACAGGAAGGCTACGATATCTTCAAGCAGGCCCTGGACAACATCAAACCCCAGCTGGAAGTTCGTTCCAGAAGAATCGGGGGCGCCACATACCAGGTACCCGTGGAAGTCAGACCCGAACGGCAGCAGACGCTGGCAATCCGCTGGCTGACCCTGTACACGCGGCAGCGGAAAGAATACGGTATGATCGAAAAACTGGCCGCCGAATTGATCGCCGCGGCGAATAACGAAGGGGCGACAATCAAGAAAAAAGACGACACCTATAAAATGGCGGAGGCCAACCGCGCGTTCGCACATTATCGAATATAG
- the rpsL gene encoding 30S ribosomal protein S12, protein MPTLSQLIKSGREVLQDKKKSPALQGNPQRRGVCVRVYTTTPKKPNSALRKVARVKLTNGLEVTCYIPGEGHNLQEHSIVLVRGGRTKDLPGIRYKIIRGALDTAGVAKREQSRSKYGAKKEKK, encoded by the coding sequence ATGCCTACTTTAAGCCAGTTAATAAAAAGTGGAAGAGAAGTATTGCAAGACAAGAAAAAGTCTCCTGCATTACAGGGCAATCCACAAAGACGGGGCGTATGCGTCCGCGTATACACCACAACCCCCAAAAAGCCTAATTCCGCTTTGCGCAAAGTCGCGAGGGTAAAATTGACCAACGGCCTGGAAGTCACATGCTATATTCCGGGGGAAGGGCACAATCTGCAGGAACATTCCATCGTACTCGTAAGAGGCGGCAGAACGAAAGACCTGCCGGGTATCCGCTACAAGATCATCCGGGGAGCGCTGGACACCGCGGGAGTTGCCAAGAGAGAACAGAGCCGGTCCAAATACGGGGCCAAGAAAGAAAAGAAATAA